In Pseudobacter ginsenosidimutans, the following are encoded in one genomic region:
- a CDS encoding family 20 glycosylhydrolase yields MRKHHLVPVLLLTIVCSIRSFAQSGIDTILPVRGLCIAAPQKAGLDAFTNFITKELAPRQVNTLILRVDYNYQYESHPELRDSNALSKADIKKLVAACKQSKIRLIPQVNLLGHQSWAAQTHNLLRVYPQFDETPHVKMPEKYVWPNPDGLYCKSYCPLHPDVHNIVFALMDEICDVFESGAFHAGMDEVFYLGDDKCPRCSGRDKAELFANEVRKIRDRLSMKNRELWIWGDRLIDGKTTGIGMWEGSFNNTHRAIDLIPKDVFICDWHYERPDKTPVLFAAKGLRVATSPWRTPAHALVQLNDMLSFRKGSTPEMKKYFQGMVQTVWSPAQAFLDEFYGKRTNPDAGPNTQAACFRALFDAIRDVK; encoded by the coding sequence ATGAGAAAGCACCACCTTGTTCCTGTTCTGCTACTAACGATTGTTTGCAGCATCAGATCCTTCGCTCAATCTGGCATCGACACCATACTGCCTGTACGGGGCCTTTGCATCGCGGCTCCGCAAAAAGCAGGATTGGATGCCTTCACTAATTTCATCACAAAGGAACTGGCTCCCCGCCAGGTGAACACACTGATCCTTCGTGTAGATTACAATTATCAATATGAATCACATCCGGAACTGCGCGACAGCAATGCGCTTTCCAAAGCAGATATAAAAAAATTGGTAGCCGCCTGTAAACAGTCGAAGATCCGGCTCATTCCGCAGGTGAACCTGCTGGGCCATCAGTCATGGGCTGCACAAACACATAACCTCCTCCGTGTATATCCCCAGTTTGATGAAACACCGCATGTGAAAATGCCTGAGAAATATGTATGGCCCAACCCTGATGGACTCTACTGCAAAAGCTATTGTCCATTACATCCGGACGTGCACAATATTGTATTTGCATTGATGGACGAGATCTGCGATGTTTTTGAATCGGGTGCATTCCATGCAGGCATGGATGAAGTGTTCTACCTCGGAGATGATAAATGTCCCCGCTGCAGCGGAAGAGATAAGGCCGAACTCTTTGCCAATGAAGTCAGGAAGATCCGCGATCGCCTGAGCATGAAAAACAGGGAACTCTGGATCTGGGGCGACCGCCTGATCGATGGGAAGACCACCGGCATCGGAATGTGGGAAGGAAGTTTCAACAATACGCACCGCGCTATCGATCTGATCCCTAAAGATGTTTTCATTTGCGATTGGCATTATGAACGTCCTGATAAAACACCTGTACTATTTGCTGCAAAAGGACTGCGCGTAGCTACTTCGCCCTGGAGAACACCAGCACACGCACTGGTGCAGTTGAATGATATGCTGAGTTTCAGAAAAGGAAGCACGCCTGAGATGAAAAAATATTTCCAGGGAATGGTACAAACCGTCTGGTCGCCCGCGCAGGCTTTCCTGGATGAATTCTATGGTAAGAGAACAAATCCTGATGCAGGCCCGAACACACAGGCCGCCTGCTTCCGTGCCCTTTTCGATGCCATCAGGGATGTGAAATAG
- a CDS encoding DUF6265 family protein, translating into MKKLIFFLAFIAGYFITAAQTVTASPENLKKLNWLTGTWNRLDMKPNRSGSERWEKISPTEWQGWGVSMKSKDTSFVEKLRIIAKDNLIFYVADVKGNKDIVYFQFVSLSEDHFVCENPAHDFPKRIEYKLRGNQLQASISGDGRTIPFLFERMNP; encoded by the coding sequence ATGAAGAAGCTGATTTTCTTTTTGGCCTTCATTGCTGGATACTTCATCACAGCGGCACAGACCGTTACTGCTTCTCCTGAAAATCTCAAAAAGCTCAACTGGCTCACGGGCACCTGGAACAGGCTGGACATGAAGCCTAATCGTTCAGGTTCCGAAAGATGGGAAAAGATATCGCCTACAGAATGGCAGGGCTGGGGCGTTTCCATGAAAAGCAAAGACACATCCTTTGTAGAGAAACTGCGCATCATCGCAAAAGACAATCTCATTTTCTATGTTGCGGATGTAAAAGGCAACAAGGATATCGTGTATTTTCAATTCGTATCATTGAGCGAAGATCATTTCGTTTGTGAGAACCCCGCACATGATTTTCCAAAGCGAATCGAATACAAACTCAGAGGAAACCAGCTGCAGGCTTCCATTTCAGGAGATGGTAGAACAATTCCCTTCCTTTTTGAAAGAATGAATCCCTGA
- a CDS encoding sensor histidine kinase, with the protein MRLKTKLTLGIGFLFLVIVVFGVFGIISIHRLKNDADKILKNNYETLVYNNNMLKALERLPADSLAFTLFENNLALQEKNVTEPGEKESTVAVRQYFERIRINRNDTVALAGIRQSIQLINDLNQEAILHKNQNAREGAESAATWMTIIFTVLALIAFTLVVNFPGVISNPIRQLSAGISAIANKNYSKRIHLSQQDEFGELANAFNSMAEKLDEYEHSNIARIRFEKRRIEAVINNMRDAIIGFDEKKLVLFMNSVAETLIGLREKDIVGKYAPDLALHNDLMRTLLQDEPRTELEIFADGKKSYFVNERIEVRNEEERIGEVIVLRNITPFHELDEAKTNFIATVSHELKTPISSIKMSARLLDDARIGMMNKEQQELLHSIQDDADRLLKITSELLNMSQVETGNIQLKIQAASPESIIRQAVQAVQFQAQQKQVSIKTDLVASLPEVMADTEKTSWVLINFLTNAIRYAPEASVIEVSVSRKKDKVSFVVRDHGIGIDEKYLPRIFDRYYKVPGNYEKSGTGLGLAISREFIEAQGGNVWVESAIGEGSKFGFDFPAIV; encoded by the coding sequence ATGCGACTAAAAACAAAATTGACACTGGGCATAGGATTCCTTTTCCTCGTAATTGTGGTCTTCGGTGTTTTCGGCATCATCTCTATTCATCGTTTGAAGAATGATGCAGACAAGATCCTGAAGAACAACTACGAGACCCTGGTGTACAATAACAATATGCTCAAGGCGCTGGAGCGTTTGCCGGCTGATTCCCTGGCATTCACCCTCTTTGAGAATAACCTGGCATTGCAGGAAAAAAATGTAACAGAGCCTGGCGAAAAGGAGAGTACTGTTGCTGTCAGACAATATTTTGAGCGTATACGCATCAACCGGAATGATACGGTGGCACTGGCAGGTATCCGCCAGAGTATCCAGCTGATCAATGATCTCAACCAGGAAGCCATTCTTCACAAAAATCAAAATGCCCGCGAAGGCGCTGAAAGCGCCGCCACCTGGATGACCATCATCTTTACCGTTCTGGCGCTGATCGCATTTACACTGGTGGTGAATTTTCCAGGCGTTATCAGTAATCCGATCCGGCAACTGTCCGCAGGTATCAGCGCCATCGCCAATAAGAATTATTCGAAACGAATCCATCTTAGTCAGCAGGATGAGTTTGGTGAGCTGGCCAATGCTTTCAATAGTATGGCTGAGAAACTGGATGAATACGAGCACAGTAATATCGCACGCATCAGGTTTGAAAAAAGAAGAATAGAGGCGGTGATCAACAATATGCGAGATGCCATCATCGGCTTCGACGAAAAGAAACTGGTGCTGTTCATGAACTCTGTAGCCGAAACACTGATCGGCCTCCGGGAAAAGGATATTGTTGGTAAATACGCACCGGACCTGGCTTTGCATAATGATCTCATGCGTACACTTTTGCAGGATGAGCCGAGAACGGAGTTGGAGATCTTTGCCGATGGCAAGAAAAGTTATTTCGTGAATGAAAGAATAGAAGTGAGGAACGAAGAAGAAAGGATCGGTGAAGTGATCGTGCTTCGCAATATCACTCCCTTTCATGAACTGGATGAAGCCAAAACGAATTTTATTGCCACGGTGTCACATGAACTGAAAACACCGATCTCAAGTATTAAAATGAGTGCGCGTTTGCTGGATGATGCCCGCATCGGTATGATGAACAAGGAACAACAGGAATTGCTGCATAGCATCCAGGATGATGCGGACAGGTTATTGAAGATCACCAGTGAACTGCTCAACATGAGCCAGGTGGAAACAGGAAATATTCAATTGAAGATCCAGGCTGCTTCTCCTGAAAGCATTATCCGGCAAGCGGTGCAGGCCGTACAGTTCCAGGCGCAGCAAAAACAGGTGAGTATCAAAACAGATCTTGTGGCATCATTGCCGGAAGTGATGGCTGATACGGAAAAGACGAGTTGGGTGCTGATCAATTTTCTCACCAACGCTATCCGTTATGCGCCGGAAGCTTCGGTGATAGAAGTGTCTGTTTCCCGCAAAAAAGATAAAGTGAGTTTTGTGGTGCGTGACCACGGCATCGGTATCGATGAAAAATATCTTCCGCGGATCTTCGACAGGTATTACAAAGTGCCTGGAAATTATGAGAAAAGTGGAACGGGATTGGGACTTGCCATTTCAAGGGAGTTCATTGAAGCGCAAGGCGGGAATGTCTGGGTGGAAAGCGCAATTGGCGAGGGAAGTAAGTTCGGATTCGATTTTCCGGCTATTGTTTAG